One Streptomyces sp. V4I8 genomic window carries:
- a CDS encoding IS3 family transposase, translating into MSDKFEFIDAEYATSTTNTEEIPPVAKMCDWLEVSRSGFYEWRSRPVSATARRREELKLLITKSFEDSDGTYGYRRVHADLTAWGVACGPELVRDLMRELDLQACQPRPWRHSLTENDGRAGPIPDLVNRDFTADAPGRKMVGDITYIPTWEGWLFLATVIDCHTKAVTGWAMDDNYKTPLIEAAIEMAARNHPLSEDAIFHSDRGSNYTSEQFAKTLDRLSIRQSIGRTGICYEVSRRRESHPPPLSEPCVNLATHTAPIVEPVGNAPCFQ; encoded by the coding sequence GTGAGCGACAAGTTCGAGTTCATCGATGCCGAGTACGCGACATCCACCACGAACACCGAAGAGATACCGCCGGTCGCGAAGATGTGTGACTGGCTGGAAGTGTCCCGCTCCGGATTCTACGAATGGCGGAGCCGGCCGGTTTCGGCGACCGCCCGGCGACGAGAGGAACTGAAATTACTGATCACCAAGTCTTTCGAGGATTCTGACGGCACGTACGGCTACCGGCGCGTCCACGCCGACCTCACTGCCTGGGGCGTGGCCTGCGGGCCCGAACTCGTGCGTGACCTCATGCGGGAGCTGGACCTCCAGGCCTGCCAGCCACGGCCGTGGCGCCACAGCCTCACCGAGAACGACGGCCGGGCCGGCCCGATCCCCGACCTCGTGAACCGCGACTTCACCGCCGACGCGCCCGGCCGGAAAATGGTCGGTGACATCACTTACATTCCGACCTGGGAGGGCTGGCTATTCCTCGCCACCGTCATCGACTGCCACACCAAAGCCGTGACAGGCTGGGCGATGGACGACAACTACAAGACTCCGCTCATCGAGGCCGCCATCGAAATGGCGGCGCGCAATCATCCGCTCTCCGAGGACGCCATATTCCACTCGGACCGCGGCAGTAATTACACCTCGGAGCAATTCGCCAAGACGCTGGACAGATTGAGCATCCGGCAATCCATCGGACGGACCGGTATCTGTTACGAGGTGAGTCGGCGGCGGGAATCTCACCCACCGCCGCTCTCAGAACCGTGCGTGAACCTCGCGACTCACACGGCTCCCATTGTTGAACCAGTAGGCAACGCGCCATGCTTCCAATGA
- the ltrA gene encoding group II intron reverse transcriptase/maturase, which produces MVETRPAGKPFDIPKRLVWNAYLKVKANRGAAGVDGQSLAEFEQDEKNNLYKLWNRLSSGSYFPPPVRAVDIPKAGAGTRILGVPTVADRIAQTVVAMTLEPDAELVFHQDSYGYRPGRSALEAVETCKQRCWRHPWVIDLDIQGFFDNVPHAPIIAAVERHTKLSWVLLYVKRWLVAPVQQPDGTLAIREKGTPQGSSISPLLSNLFMHYAFDAWLAREYPAIRFERYGDDAVVHCASEKQANFVRNIIERRLLQFGLHLHPEKTKVVYCKQEGREREFPVTEFTFLGYTFRRRAARLRDGRLKTGFLPAVSKTAMKSMARTVRSWRLGRCTELSFREIAAMINPVVAGWINYYGRFYKSRLIRFLEQQINPFLVKWARRKYKRYRRASRKARRRLAEIASAFPGMFAHWKHGALPTGSTMGAV; this is translated from the coding sequence ATGGTCGAGACGAGACCAGCTGGCAAGCCGTTTGATATTCCGAAGCGGCTAGTCTGGAACGCTTACCTGAAGGTCAAGGCCAACAGGGGAGCGGCTGGGGTGGATGGGCAGTCGTTAGCGGAGTTTGAGCAGGATGAGAAGAACAACCTGTACAAGCTGTGGAATCGGCTGTCCTCGGGAAGCTATTTCCCCCCACCCGTGAGAGCGGTTGATATTCCCAAAGCCGGCGCTGGGACTCGGATCCTTGGGGTTCCGACCGTGGCCGACAGGATCGCTCAGACGGTAGTGGCCATGACATTGGAGCCTGACGCGGAGCTGGTCTTCCATCAGGACTCGTATGGCTATCGCCCGGGGAGGTCCGCGCTGGAGGCGGTGGAGACGTGCAAGCAGCGGTGCTGGAGGCATCCTTGGGTGATCGATCTCGACATCCAGGGGTTCTTCGACAACGTGCCGCACGCCCCCATCATCGCGGCAGTGGAAAGGCATACCAAGCTCTCGTGGGTTCTGTTGTATGTGAAGCGATGGCTTGTCGCCCCCGTGCAACAGCCCGACGGAACGCTCGCCATTCGGGAAAAGGGGACTCCTCAAGGGTCTTCTATTTCACCGTTGTTGTCGAATCTGTTCATGCACTACGCGTTTGACGCGTGGTTGGCTCGGGAGTATCCGGCGATCAGGTTCGAGCGGTACGGCGACGATGCTGTAGTGCACTGTGCCAGTGAGAAGCAGGCGAACTTCGTCCGCAACATCATCGAGCGCAGGTTGCTGCAGTTCGGATTACATCTCCATCCGGAGAAAACCAAGGTGGTGTACTGCAAACAGGAAGGTCGTGAACGGGAGTTCCCGGTCACAGAGTTCACGTTTCTGGGGTACACCTTCCGTCGTCGGGCAGCTCGCTTGCGGGATGGGAGGCTGAAGACCGGCTTCCTTCCCGCAGTGAGCAAAACAGCCATGAAGTCCATGGCGAGGACTGTCCGGAGTTGGCGACTGGGGCGCTGTACCGAGCTGAGCTTTCGGGAGATCGCCGCGATGATCAACCCCGTCGTGGCGGGATGGATCAATTACTATGGGCGCTTCTACAAGTCCAGATTGATCAGGTTCCTGGAGCAGCAGATCAATCCGTTCCTGGTGAAATGGGCCCGGAGGAAGTACAAACGGTATCGTCGTGCCTCAAGGAAGGCCCGGAGAAGGCTGGCTGAGATCGCCTCAGCGTTCCCGGGCATGTTCGCTCATTGGAAGCATGGCGCGTTGCCTACTGGTTCAACAATGGGAGCCGTGTGA
- a CDS encoding IS1380 family transposase: MVESTGWDRRLSVAADGKKLVGHAGAVLLRKLADRLGLTGGLARVLPSSTAAGWRERSGVLVQLAVAIVLGARSLLEAEQLHLHHQQLFGPAVSDSTMRRVLAGLDEHTLRKIAKVRRRVRRQVWGLLHLRPGGFPYLTVAGRHLKGWIVVDLDATVITAASKKEGAAATFKGTFGFHPLAGWCANTGESLAMELRCGNAGANTVEDHLRVLAACLEQVPGSSQAKLLIRVDGAGATHGLLEHLESLNTKRRTVRYTVGWKITPEDEAAIAKLPESAWETSLHQDGSVQEGYQVAELTGVNTGEGWPEGMRLIVRRVRPSRRQHKKLTDFEKQTGWRYSITATNIRHLWGIPGSHQVQFLDALHRDHAEVEDRIRTGKAMGLHNLPSKSWQVNAGWMLACNLAADLDAWLRLLTLHDQDGLEHAEPDTMRFRLYHLPARLADHARRRYLRIERTWPWAKAFTTCWSRLTQLPAVT, from the coding sequence GTGGTCGAGAGTACAGGGTGGGACCGTCGGCTGTCCGTGGCTGCTGACGGGAAGAAGCTGGTAGGGCACGCGGGGGCGGTGCTGCTGCGGAAACTGGCCGACCGCCTGGGGCTGACGGGTGGACTGGCCCGGGTGCTGCCGTCGAGTACGGCGGCCGGGTGGCGGGAGCGGAGCGGGGTGCTGGTCCAGCTGGCTGTGGCGATCGTGCTCGGAGCACGGAGTCTGCTGGAGGCCGAGCAGCTCCACCTGCACCACCAGCAGCTCTTCGGCCCGGCTGTGTCGGACTCGACGATGCGCCGGGTGCTGGCCGGCCTCGACGAACACACGCTGCGAAAGATCGCGAAGGTGCGGCGGCGGGTGCGCCGCCAGGTGTGGGGCCTGCTGCATCTGCGGCCGGGCGGCTTCCCCTATCTCACCGTTGCCGGACGGCACTTGAAGGGCTGGATCGTCGTGGACCTGGACGCCACGGTCATCACTGCCGCTTCGAAGAAGGAAGGGGCAGCGGCGACGTTCAAGGGCACGTTCGGCTTCCACCCGCTGGCCGGCTGGTGCGCGAACACCGGTGAGAGCCTGGCAATGGAGCTGCGCTGCGGGAATGCCGGGGCGAACACCGTCGAGGACCACCTGCGCGTGCTGGCGGCCTGTCTGGAGCAGGTCCCCGGCTCCTCGCAGGCCAAGCTCCTCATCCGCGTCGACGGCGCCGGGGCCACGCACGGCCTGCTGGAGCACCTGGAGTCACTGAACACGAAGCGGCGCACGGTCCGTTACACCGTCGGCTGGAAGATCACGCCCGAGGACGAGGCGGCGATCGCGAAACTCCCCGAAAGCGCATGGGAGACCTCCCTGCACCAGGACGGCAGCGTCCAGGAGGGCTACCAGGTCGCCGAGTTGACCGGGGTGAACACCGGCGAGGGCTGGCCCGAGGGGATGCGGCTGATCGTCCGCCGGGTCAGACCCTCACGGCGGCAGCACAAGAAGCTGACCGACTTCGAGAAACAGACCGGCTGGCGCTACTCGATCACCGCGACGAATATCCGGCACCTGTGGGGCATCCCCGGCTCGCACCAGGTCCAGTTCCTCGATGCCCTGCACCGCGACCACGCCGAGGTCGAGGATCGCATCCGCACCGGCAAAGCCATGGGCCTGCACAACCTCCCGTCCAAGTCGTGGCAGGTCAACGCCGGATGGATGCTTGCCTGCAACCTCGCGGCTGATCTCGACGCCTGGCTGCGGCTGCTCACCCTGCACGACCAGGACGGGCTCGAACACGCCGAGCCGGACACCATGCGCTTCCGCCTCTACCACCTGCCCGCCCGCCTCGCCGACCACGCCCGACGCCGCTACCTGCGCATCGAACGGACCTGGCCCTGGGCAAAGGCGTTCACCACCTGCTGGAGCAGGCTCACACAGCTTCCGGCCGTCACCTGA
- a CDS encoding integrase core domain-containing protein — MRSSQSPSGHTNALAESFFATLKNERVHRTVYPTREHAHRDIARYIEVRYNTKRRHSGLGYRTPREVHNEYLNQQLAA, encoded by the coding sequence ATCAGAAGCTCACAATCACCTTCTGGACACACCAATGCCCTTGCGGAATCGTTCTTCGCAACCCTGAAAAACGAACGGGTCCATCGGACCGTTTACCCCACCCGCGAGCACGCCCACCGTGACATTGCCCGCTACATAGAGGTCCGCTACAATACGAAACGCCGCCACTCAGGACTTGGGTATCGGACCCCACGAGAGGTCCACAACGAGTACCTGAATCAGCAGCTCGCCGCATAA
- a CDS encoding transposase: MEAYAARFDDLFSTLAQRRGFREYLAGLLLPRDRNKTLTCLAGTEPVVGAQHAAAQRLQFFLSESTWDREAVNARRLELLLADAATAPHPGGVLVVDDSGDRKDGHATAHVGKQYLGSVGKIDRGVVTVTTCWADERVYYPLHAVPYTPAHHFPRRKSDPAFRTKLQIGALLARQAAEAGVSFRAVAADCAYGDHDSFRRELSDAHLPFVMALKRGHGSWQYKDAFRPVDAARELAWRGPEQPGDWQPVTRAFRDGRTTTWWAADAQLGWWGPNGAIRLVVATTDPAPCPRTPPGTWPPTCPAPAHPASSTAGTRPLTSPKSCGSTGCGTGSNKATNRSRTNSAGPTSRSAPTPPSAATRPS; this comes from the coding sequence TTGGAAGCGTACGCTGCCCGGTTCGATGACCTCTTCTCCACGCTGGCTCAGCGCCGGGGGTTTCGCGAGTACCTGGCCGGGCTGCTGCTGCCGCGGGACCGGAACAAGACACTCACCTGCCTGGCCGGTACGGAACCCGTGGTCGGTGCCCAGCACGCGGCAGCCCAGCGGCTGCAGTTCTTCCTGTCCGAGTCGACCTGGGACCGGGAAGCGGTCAACGCCCGCCGCCTGGAGCTGTTGCTGGCCGATGCGGCCACTGCCCCGCACCCGGGCGGGGTACTGGTCGTCGACGACTCCGGTGACCGCAAGGACGGTCATGCGACCGCGCACGTGGGCAAGCAGTACCTGGGCTCGGTCGGGAAGATCGACCGCGGTGTGGTCACCGTGACCACGTGCTGGGCGGACGAGCGGGTCTACTACCCGCTGCACGCCGTCCCCTACACCCCCGCCCACCACTTCCCGCGCCGCAAGAGTGATCCCGCATTCCGTACGAAGCTGCAGATCGGGGCCCTCCTGGCCCGTCAGGCCGCAGAAGCAGGGGTGTCCTTCCGGGCGGTAGCAGCCGACTGTGCCTACGGCGACCACGACAGCTTCCGCCGTGAACTGTCCGACGCCCACTTGCCATTCGTGATGGCCCTCAAACGAGGCCACGGCAGCTGGCAGTACAAAGATGCCTTCCGGCCCGTCGATGCCGCCCGCGAGCTGGCCTGGCGGGGTCCCGAGCAGCCCGGTGACTGGCAGCCGGTCACCCGCGCTTTCCGCGACGGCCGCACCACCACCTGGTGGGCCGCCGACGCCCAGCTGGGCTGGTGGGGGCCCAACGGCGCGATCCGGCTGGTCGTGGCCACCACCGACCCGGCACCCTGCCCGAGAACGCCACCTGGTACTTGGCCACCAACCTGCCCCGCCCCGGCTCACCCCGCGAGCAGCACAGCCGGCACCCGGCCGCTGACCTCACCGAAGTCGTGCGGATCTACGGGCTGCGGCACTGGGTCGAACAAAGCTACAAACAGGTCAAGGACGAACTCGGCTGGGCCGACTTCCAGGTCCGCTCCGACACCGCCATCCGCCGCCACCAGACCCTCGTGA
- a CDS encoding transposase family protein has protein sequence MVRVHQALVEDPDPAVSPARMWSLGLYRSVVLVLFLLRQNPVQEAAAELFGVSQATVSRRWTGLLPVVEKALAGHVPDPVEASAGRIVLIDGTLVTTWDWASEGTAMFSGKHRETGFNLQIAATLSGDLLAVSEPVPGSRHDMYAWRQSHFPETFAERQSMGDLGYVGSGMLTARRKPPGQQRPTGAKIYNRSISSLRAAIERAIAHLKTGRSSRPATAAPWPSSPSSPKPSPPSPSTKRAGETP, from the coding sequence GTGGTGCGGGTCCATCAGGCGCTCGTGGAGGACCCGGATCCTGCGGTGTCTCCGGCGCGGATGTGGTCGCTGGGCCTGTACCGGTCGGTGGTCCTGGTGCTGTTCCTCCTGCGGCAGAACCCCGTCCAGGAAGCGGCGGCGGAACTGTTCGGTGTCAGCCAGGCCACTGTTTCCCGGCGGTGGACGGGGCTGCTTCCGGTGGTGGAGAAGGCCCTCGCCGGGCATGTCCCTGATCCTGTGGAAGCCTCAGCCGGCCGGATCGTGCTCATCGACGGGACCCTGGTCACCACGTGGGACTGGGCGAGCGAAGGCACCGCTATGTTCTCCGGCAAGCATCGTGAAACCGGCTTCAACCTGCAGATCGCCGCCACGCTGTCCGGAGACCTGCTCGCGGTGTCCGAGCCTGTCCCGGGCTCCCGCCACGACATGTACGCCTGGCGCCAGTCCCACTTCCCGGAGACCTTCGCAGAACGGCAGAGCATGGGCGATCTTGGGTACGTGGGTTCCGGCATGCTCACCGCGAGACGCAAACCACCTGGTCAGCAACGCCCCACTGGCGCCAAGATCTACAACCGGAGCATCAGCAGCCTCCGCGCCGCCATTGAGCGAGCGATCGCACACCTGAAGACTGGAAGATCCTCGCGACCCGCTACCGCGGCCCCCTGGCCAAGTTCCCCCTCGTCGCCAAAACCGTCACCGCCCTCACCTTCTACAAAAAGGGCTGGTGAAACCCCGTGA
- a CDS encoding helix-turn-helix domain-containing protein: MGSQKKWPVRLTARDREELVRVTTTGVRGASMIMRARVLLALDTSVGEVDSKEMIATRLGVSGETLRLVAKRFTETGGDVHATIARKRRDLPPVPSPVTGEVEARLIAMACSQPPQGYARWSLRLLEKHVALVEDIPDLDHSTIGRILKKRNCVLT; encoded by the coding sequence ATGGGTTCGCAGAAGAAGTGGCCGGTCAGGTTGACTGCGCGGGACCGCGAGGAGTTGGTCCGGGTGACCACGACGGGTGTTCGTGGAGCCTCGATGATCATGCGTGCGCGAGTGTTGCTCGCACTGGACACCTCGGTGGGTGAGGTGGATTCCAAGGAGATGATCGCGACCCGGCTTGGCGTCTCTGGTGAGACGTTGCGGCTGGTCGCCAAGCGCTTCACCGAGACCGGCGGCGATGTTCACGCCACAATCGCACGGAAGAGGCGCGACCTGCCGCCGGTGCCCTCGCCGGTGACCGGTGAGGTCGAAGCCCGGCTGATCGCGATGGCGTGCTCCCAGCCGCCCCAGGGCTATGCACGGTGGTCACTGCGGCTGCTGGAGAAGCACGTCGCGCTGGTCGAGGACATCCCTGATCTGGACCACTCCACCATCGGGAGGATCTTAAAAAAACGGAACTGCGTCCTCACCTGA
- a CDS encoding transposase: protein MGLFGKGSRLSQKRRKFTPEYREEAVKMVIETSRPVAQVARELGLVEGTLGNWVNAYRRENVGEEPPLTVDERARLREQERELRELRQKVAFLEKVAAYFAKDPR from the coding sequence GTGGGTCTGTTCGGAAAGGGAAGTCGGTTGTCGCAGAAACGTAGGAAGTTCACTCCTGAGTATCGGGAAGAGGCCGTGAAGATGGTGATCGAGACGTCGCGTCCGGTTGCCCAGGTCGCCCGGGAACTCGGACTTGTCGAAGGAACGCTCGGGAATTGGGTCAACGCCTACCGCCGTGAGAACGTGGGAGAGGAGCCGCCCCTGACGGTGGATGAACGGGCACGGCTCCGCGAGCAGGAACGCGAACTGAGGGAACTGCGGCAGAAGGTCGCTTTCCTGGAAAAAGTCGCAGCGTACTTTGCCAAGGATCCTCGGTGA